A genomic segment from bacterium encodes:
- the msrA gene encoding peptide-methionine (S)-S-oxide reductase MsrA, with amino-acid sequence MEHAQGHEVITLAGGCFWCTEAVFSELRGVEKVESGYSGGTRPNPTYEQVCSGATGHAEVVQVTFDPSVISLKEILEVFFTTHDPTTLNRQGGDVGTQYRSAVFYHTPEQKAVAEQVIREITVAKLWPKPIVTEITPFATFYKAEAYHQEYYANNGGQPYCRAVIAPKLAKFRQHYREKLVRAAT; translated from the coding sequence ATGGAGCACGCACAAGGACACGAGGTCATCACGCTCGCGGGAGGCTGCTTCTGGTGCACCGAGGCGGTGTTCTCGGAGCTGCGGGGTGTCGAGAAGGTGGAATCGGGATACTCAGGCGGGACGAGGCCGAACCCGACGTATGAGCAGGTGTGCAGCGGTGCGACCGGCCACGCAGAGGTCGTCCAGGTGACGTTCGATCCTTCCGTGATCTCCCTCAAAGAGATCCTGGAGGTTTTTTTCACCACGCACGATCCCACGACGTTAAACCGGCAAGGTGGGGACGTCGGAACGCAGTACCGGTCGGCGGTCTTTTACCACACACCGGAGCAAAAGGCAGTGGCCGAGCAGGTGATCCGGGAGATCACCGTGGCGAAGCTGTGGCCGAAGCCGATCGTAACCGAGATCACGCCGTTTGCAACATTCTACAAAGCCGAGGCCTACCATCAGGAGTACTACGCGAACAACGGCGGCCAGCCGTACTGCCGCGCGGTCATCGCGCCCAAGCTGGCCAAGTTCCGGCAACACTATCGCGAGAAGCTGGTTCGCGCCGCGACGTAG
- a CDS encoding amidohydrolase family protein, giving the protein MDDPFAHIPLLDQHAHSLLLRQPATPREFRACFTESDAAEIIERHVPWSLFYRRALRDLATFFGCAPTEDAVFAARAGWPLDRLVRKMLADAGIAGILVDLGLRVQEHYDLEGLRALLPCPAFPVLRLETLAERLVPGATTWRDFQDRFVAAVEAAAEADLWAFKTIIAYRTGLAIDLWDQDARETAFSETRAAFLAGRPRLQSKPLLDTLLRRALEVAARRRLPVQIHAGFGDRDLDLRLVNPVWLRPIIEEPAFRGAPLVLLHSHPYVREAAWLAAVYPHVHVDLSLTIPFLAHGAADAIADALAMAPATKILLATDAFSIPELFWLGARHARQALDVAAQAVEARGYLPRADRDALARLLLHDNAAALYGIGSHGSR; this is encoded by the coding sequence ATGGACGACCCCTTCGCCCATATTCCCCTCCTGGACCAGCACGCCCACTCTCTGCTGCTCCGGCAACCCGCCACGCCGCGCGAGTTCCGCGCCTGTTTCACCGAGAGCGACGCCGCCGAGATCATCGAACGACACGTGCCGTGGAGCCTCTTCTACCGACGGGCGCTGCGCGATCTGGCGACGTTCTTCGGGTGTGCCCCGACTGAGGACGCGGTGTTCGCCGCCCGGGCGGGGTGGCCACTCGACCGGCTCGTCCGCAAGATGCTCGCGGACGCCGGCATCGCGGGCATCCTGGTCGATCTCGGGCTGCGCGTGCAGGAGCACTACGACCTCGAAGGCCTGCGGGCCCTCCTCCCTTGCCCGGCGTTTCCCGTGCTTCGGCTGGAGACGCTCGCGGAGCGCCTCGTCCCTGGGGCGACGACGTGGCGCGACTTTCAAGATCGGTTCGTCGCGGCGGTGGAGGCCGCCGCCGAGGCGGACCTGTGGGCGTTCAAGACGATCATCGCGTACCGGACCGGGCTCGCGATCGACCTGTGGGATCAGGACGCCCGCGAGACGGCGTTCAGCGAGACGCGCGCCGCGTTCCTGGCGGGCCGCCCGCGCCTGCAGTCCAAACCGCTTCTGGACACCCTCCTGAGACGCGCCCTCGAGGTGGCCGCGCGACGGCGCCTGCCCGTGCAGATCCACGCCGGGTTCGGAGATCGCGACCTCGACCTGCGCCTCGTGAACCCCGTATGGCTGCGGCCGATCATCGAGGAGCCCGCGTTCCGTGGCGCCCCGCTCGTACTCCTCCACAGCCACCCGTACGTCCGCGAGGCGGCGTGGCTGGCTGCGGTCTACCCGCACGTGCACGTGGATCTCTCCCTGACCATCCCGTTTCTCGCGCACGGCGCCGCGGACGCGATCGCCGATGCGCTCGCGATGGCGCCGGCCACAAAGATCCTGCTGGCCACGGACGCGTTCTCGATCCCGGAGCTGTTCTGGCTGGGCGCCCGCCACGCGCGGCAGGCGCTCGATGTCGCGGCGCAGGCGGTCGAGGCGCGCGGCTACCTCCCGCGGGCGGACCGCGACGCGCTGGCGCGGCTGCTGCTCCACGACAACGCGGCCGCGCTCTACGGAATCGGGTCGCACGGTTCGCGCTAA